From the Mesotoga prima MesG1.Ag.4.2 genome, the window GTTGTTGCTCTCGAATCAACCGTGATAGCCCACGGTCTTCCAAGGGGTGTCAATTTCGAGACTGCTCTAAACATGGAGAGGGCAGTCAGAAAAAATGGCGGTGAACCGAAGACTATTGGAATTCTCAACGGAGAAATAATCGTTGGTCTTCGGGAAGAGCAGATAATGAGGCTGGGAACGGCTCCCAATGTTTTGAAGGTCGGAACGGCTGAAATTCCCTACGCCACAGCGATGAAGAGAGATGCAGCGACCACGGTAAGTGCCACGATGGCAATCGCAAAGAGAGATGGTATTTCGGTCTTCGCTACTGGAGGCATTGGTGGAGTTCATCGTGGTAAAGACTGGGATGTCTCTCAAGACATTATCGAGCTTTCCCGAACCAGTATGATCGTTGTATCGGCTGGTGTAAAGAGCATCCTCGATGTCCCTAAGACTCTTGAGTTTCTCGAGACTTTTGGTGTCACTCTGGTCGGTTACAAAACGGACTCATTCCCACTATTCCATTGCTCCAGAAGTCCCTATAGAGTCAACCTCACGATAAATTCACCGGAAGAGGCTCTGCTGATTCTAAAAGAGAAAGAGAGACTGGGGATCGATGGTGCGGTGCTTGTAGCGAACCCTATCCCAGAAACCGATTCGATGGATTACGACGACCTTTCCAGGTTAATAGAGACTGCTCTGTCAACTGCCGAAGCTAGGGGGGTATCCGGTAAGGCTCTGACACCGTTTCTCCTAAGCACTATCGCTGAGTTATCAAACGGCAAGACTCTCGACGCGAACATCTCTCTTTTGATAAACAATGCGGCCCTTGCTGGACAAATAGCGGGGAGCTTGGGAGCCGAACTATAATGGCATATTCACTTAAGGGAGGCAGAGTCTACTCGGTACCCGACGGAAGATAT encodes:
- a CDS encoding pseudouridine-5'-phosphate glycosidase; translated protein: MNNVVALESTVIAHGLPRGVNFETALNMERAVRKNGGEPKTIGILNGEIIVGLREEQIMRLGTAPNVLKVGTAEIPYATAMKRDAATTVSATMAIAKRDGISVFATGGIGGVHRGKDWDVSQDIIELSRTSMIVVSAGVKSILDVPKTLEFLETFGVTLVGYKTDSFPLFHCSRSPYRVNLTINSPEEALLILKEKERLGIDGAVLVANPIPETDSMDYDDLSRLIETALSTAEARGVSGKALTPFLLSTIAELSNGKTLDANISLLINNAALAGQIAGSLGAEL